From Aquabacter sp. L1I39, the proteins below share one genomic window:
- a CDS encoding DUF983 domain-containing protein: MSTGNYYAPVSPVAAGLACKCPRCGRGKLFKGFLDVAPRCEACGLDYGFIDAGDGPAVFVILIGGFIVVALAFWVEAAYEPPLWLHAVLWIPAILLVTLGLLRPFKALLVAFQYRNKAAEGRLRDHSGE, from the coding sequence ATGTCCACCGGTAATTATTACGCACCCGTCTCGCCCGTCGCTGCCGGCCTCGCCTGCAAATGCCCGCGTTGCGGGCGAGGAAAGCTGTTCAAGGGCTTCCTCGATGTGGCGCCCCGCTGCGAGGCGTGCGGTCTCGACTATGGCTTTATCGATGCGGGCGATGGGCCTGCGGTGTTCGTCATCCTCATTGGCGGCTTCATCGTGGTGGCCCTGGCATTCTGGGTGGAGGCTGCCTATGAGCCGCCCTTGTGGCTGCATGCCGTCTTATGGATCCCGGCCATCCTGCTGGTGACACTGGGGCTCCTGCGTCCCTTCAAGGCGCTGCTGGTCGCCTTCCAGTATCGCAACAAGGCGGCCGAGGGCCGCTTGCGGGATCATTCCGGAGAATGA
- a CDS encoding SURF1 family protein gives MSRASFLLASALSLVALAVLVGLGLWQLDRLAWKEALLEMVQARTSQPPELLQKGSWEELTPAADEYRPVQVSGSFDHSRETLLYTVLSEGKGPLRGPGFWVVTPLMLPDGSAILVNRGFVPQDNKDSATRKAGQVEGPVMVHGLLRFAEDPSWFVPDNQPARNAWFRRVPAEIAAARGLADAAPFMIDADGSPNPGGLPLGGQTRVEFPNRHLEYALTWFGLAATLLGVYVAFLVTWLRRRSS, from the coding sequence ATGAGCCGGGCCTCGTTCCTTCTCGCGTCCGCCCTGTCCCTCGTGGCCCTTGCGGTCCTGGTGGGGCTCGGCCTGTGGCAACTGGACCGCCTCGCCTGGAAAGAGGCGCTGTTGGAGATGGTTCAGGCGCGCACCTCCCAGCCGCCGGAACTCCTGCAGAAGGGAAGCTGGGAGGAGCTCACCCCAGCGGCGGACGAGTATCGGCCCGTCCAGGTGTCCGGCAGCTTCGATCACAGCCGAGAGACGCTGCTCTATACGGTGCTGTCCGAAGGGAAGGGTCCGCTGCGCGGGCCTGGTTTCTGGGTCGTCACGCCCCTGATGCTGCCGGATGGGTCCGCCATCCTGGTCAATCGCGGCTTCGTCCCGCAGGACAACAAGGACTCGGCCACCCGCAAGGCCGGTCAGGTTGAAGGTCCGGTCATGGTGCATGGCCTCCTTCGTTTTGCGGAGGATCCGAGCTGGTTCGTCCCGGACAACCAGCCGGCGCGCAATGCCTGGTTCCGCAGGGTGCCCGCCGAAATCGCCGCCGCGCGGGGGCTGGCCGATGCCGCCCCCTTCATGATCGATGCGGATGGGTCTCCCAATCCCGGCGGCCTGCCCCTCGGAGGGCAGACACGGGTCGAGTTTCCCAACCGCCACCTGGAATATGCCCTCACCTGGTTCGGACTGGCGGCGACCCTGCTGGGCGTCTATGTGGCCTTCCTCGTCACCTGGCTGCGTCGCCGCAGCAGTTGA
- a CDS encoding NAD(P)/FAD-dependent oxidoreductase, whose protein sequence is MARVDCVVLGAGMVGVGSALHLQAAGLSVVLVDRRAPGEETSFGNAGVIEGSALFPVSFPRDLKVLVRHALKLAPQSNYRLGALPGLLPWIYAYFVASGTAGLAQSARELRPLMAAARADHRELAAAAGAQNLLRPTGWVKIYHSEADFLSAAPERELARTVGVGCEELDAVGVCALEPHLKPSFVRGSFWPDCDNCDDPGGLVKAYATLFEQRGGLVLRGDARSLRRTGGRWRLETAEGPVDAERVVACLGPWSTDLLGPLGLKAPFAVKRGYHIHLAPEPGVTLSRAIVDRAGGFCLQSTRYGIRATTGIEFALRDDPPDPRQAKLVAPLARRLLPLGAVREAEPWLGRRPAFPDSKPVLGEMPGQPGLWLNFGHSHWGFTLGPTTGKLLAQMMTGATPFTDPAPYALGRFTS, encoded by the coding sequence ATGGCGCGGGTGGATTGCGTGGTTCTCGGGGCGGGCATGGTTGGCGTGGGCAGCGCCCTGCACCTCCAGGCTGCTGGCCTCTCCGTGGTGCTGGTGGACCGCCGCGCGCCCGGTGAGGAAACCTCCTTCGGCAATGCCGGGGTTATCGAAGGCAGCGCGCTTTTCCCGGTCTCCTTCCCGCGGGACCTCAAAGTGCTGGTGCGCCACGCCTTGAAGCTGGCGCCCCAGAGCAATTACCGCCTGGGCGCCCTGCCGGGCCTCCTGCCCTGGATCTACGCCTATTTCGTCGCCTCCGGCACGGCGGGTCTCGCCCAGAGCGCGCGAGAGCTGCGACCGCTGATGGCGGCAGCGCGGGCAGACCATCGGGAACTGGCCGCCGCTGCCGGAGCGCAGAACCTGTTGCGCCCGACTGGCTGGGTGAAAATCTATCACAGCGAGGCCGATTTCCTCTCCGCCGCGCCCGAGCGGGAGCTGGCACGCACGGTGGGCGTCGGCTGCGAGGAACTGGATGCGGTGGGCGTCTGCGCCCTCGAACCCCATCTGAAGCCCAGCTTTGTGCGCGGCTCCTTCTGGCCCGATTGCGACAATTGCGATGATCCCGGCGGGCTGGTGAAGGCCTATGCGACCCTCTTTGAACAGCGCGGCGGGCTGGTGCTGCGTGGCGATGCCCGCAGCCTGCGGCGCACCGGTGGCCGCTGGCGGTTGGAAACCGCCGAAGGGCCGGTGGATGCCGAGCGGGTGGTCGCGTGCCTTGGTCCCTGGAGCACTGACCTGTTGGGCCCGCTGGGCCTGAAGGCGCCCTTCGCGGTGAAGCGCGGCTATCATATCCACTTGGCGCCCGAACCGGGCGTCACGCTCTCCCGCGCCATCGTGGACCGGGCGGGCGGTTTCTGTCTGCAATCCACCCGCTACGGCATCCGCGCCACCACAGGCATCGAGTTCGCGCTGCGCGATGATCCGCCCGATCCCCGCCAGGCCAAGTTGGTGGCGCCCCTCGCCCGCCGGCTGCTGCCCCTTGGTGCCGTGCGCGAGGCCGAGCCTTGGCTCGGTCGGCGGCCGGCCTTCCCCGATTCGAAGCCGGTGCTGGGCGAAATGCCCGGCCAGCCGGGCCTTTGGCTGAATTTCGGCCACAGCCACTGGGGCTTCACGCTCGGCCCCACCACCGGCAAGCTACTGGCGCAGATGATGACCGGCGCCACCCCCTTCACCGATCCCGCGCCCTATGCGCTGGGACGTTTCACGTCCTAG
- a CDS encoding P1 family peptidase translates to MLNLITDVRGLRVGHAQDLALGSGCTVVLCDAPAVASVDVRGGSPGTRETDLLAPAAVVEKIDAIVLSGGSAFGLDAASGVMAALASQGRGFAVGAARVPIVPSAILFDLLNGGEKAWGDMPPYRALGIEALARAADGPFALGSVGAGTGAQTATVKGGLGSASARAPSGHVVGALVAVNAFGNPLVGDGPWLRAAPYERNAEFGGRGLPAPWPDETAPRIKGFGTRANTTIAVIATDAALSVAQARRLAVMAQDGFALGLHPAHAPQDGDCVFALATARSAAPVTLVEETLLGATAAHVMARAIGRAVYEATTLPFPGAQKAWRDLFD, encoded by the coding sequence TTGCTGAACCTCATCACCGACGTCCGCGGCCTCAGGGTGGGCCATGCGCAGGACCTCGCGCTCGGCTCCGGCTGCACCGTTGTGCTCTGCGACGCCCCCGCAGTGGCGTCCGTGGACGTTCGAGGCGGCAGCCCGGGCACCCGCGAAACCGATCTCCTGGCCCCCGCCGCCGTTGTGGAGAAGATAGATGCCATCGTCCTCTCCGGTGGCTCGGCCTTCGGCCTGGATGCCGCAAGCGGTGTCATGGCTGCGCTGGCAAGCCAGGGGCGCGGCTTTGCGGTGGGGGCCGCCCGTGTGCCCATCGTGCCCTCGGCCATCCTGTTCGACCTCCTGAATGGCGGCGAAAAGGCCTGGGGCGACATGCCGCCTTACCGCGCCCTCGGCATCGAGGCCTTGGCGCGCGCCGCCGATGGCCCCTTCGCTCTCGGCTCCGTGGGCGCCGGCACCGGCGCCCAGACGGCAACCGTGAAAGGTGGGCTCGGCTCAGCCTCGGCGCGGGCGCCGTCCGGCCATGTGGTTGGCGCCCTGGTGGCGGTGAATGCGTTCGGCAATCCCCTGGTCGGCGACGGGCCATGGCTGCGCGCCGCGCCCTATGAGCGGAACGCGGAGTTCGGCGGCCGGGGCCTGCCCGCCCCTTGGCCCGACGAAACCGCGCCGCGCATCAAGGGCTTTGGCACCCGCGCCAACACCACAATTGCCGTCATCGCCACCGATGCCGCCCTCTCGGTCGCGCAGGCGCGGCGGCTCGCCGTCATGGCCCAGGATGGGTTTGCGCTCGGGCTTCACCCCGCCCACGCGCCGCAGGATGGCGACTGCGTCTTCGCCCTCGCCACGGCCCGGAGCGCGGCACCGGTGACGCTGGTCGAGGAAACACTCCTCGGCGCCACTGCCGCCCATGTCATGGCCCGCGCCATCGGACGCGCCGTTTACGAAGCCACGACCTTGCCCTTCCCCGGCGCCCAAAAGGCCTGGCGCGACCTGTTTGACTGA
- a CDS encoding cytochrome c biogenesis CcdA family protein, with translation MADVTLPAAFFAGLASFLSPCVLPLVPPYLCFLAGTTLENLTASARLDTVARRTFFGSLLFVAGFSLVFVALGAGASAIGDVLRAHMDVLGMVAGIAIIVMGLNFLGVFRIHLLSRTARPAVAPQTGLWGAFVMGLAFAFGWTPCLGPVLGAILAVAGSEATVSKGALLLGVYSAGLGVPFLLAAVAVRPFLRALIHMRRLLPVMEKAMGAFLVITGIAFMSGWVASASYWLLETFPGLSSIG, from the coding sequence ATGGCCGACGTCACGCTTCCCGCCGCCTTCTTTGCCGGGCTTGCCAGCTTCCTGTCCCCCTGCGTCCTGCCGCTGGTGCCGCCTTATCTGTGCTTCCTGGCGGGCACGACGCTGGAAAACCTCACCGCCTCCGCGCGGCTGGACACGGTGGCGCGGCGCACCTTCTTTGGCTCTCTGCTGTTCGTGGCCGGCTTCAGCCTGGTGTTCGTGGCCCTGGGGGCGGGGGCGTCGGCCATCGGCGACGTCCTGCGCGCGCATATGGACGTGTTGGGGATGGTGGCGGGCATCGCCATCATCGTCATGGGGCTGAACTTCCTGGGCGTCTTCCGCATTCACCTCCTCTCGCGCACCGCCCGCCCAGCGGTGGCGCCGCAGACCGGACTCTGGGGCGCCTTTGTGATGGGGCTGGCCTTTGCCTTCGGATGGACGCCGTGCCTCGGGCCGGTGCTCGGCGCCATCCTTGCCGTGGCCGGCTCCGAGGCGACGGTGTCGAAGGGCGCGCTGCTGCTGGGTGTCTATTCCGCCGGCCTGGGCGTGCCCTTCCTGCTGGCTGCCGTGGCGGTGCGGCCGTTCCTGAGAGCCCTCATCCATATGCGGCGCCTGCTGCCGGTGATGGAGAAGGCCATGGGCGCCTTTCTCGTCATCACCGGCATCGCGTTCATGTCCGGCTGGGTGGCCTCAGCGAGTTATTGGCTCCTGGAGACCTTTCCGGGCCTGTCGAGCATCGGCTGA
- a CDS encoding glutathione S-transferase family protein, with amino-acid sequence MLKIWGRANSTNVKKAVWCANELNLPFERIEAGGAFGVVNDAPYRAMNPNGLVPCIEDDGFILWESNAIVRYLSAKYGEGRLWHADPAVRAVGDKWMDWATSTLAAPFRDLFWNTVRLAPDQRDTAAQEKGLATCATLFKRVDADLARMPYLSGETFAMGDIPLGCFAYAWFEMDIERPDLPHLKAWYDRIRVRPAYIAAVAIPLT; translated from the coding sequence ATGCTGAAAATCTGGGGACGCGCCAATTCCACAAATGTGAAGAAAGCCGTCTGGTGCGCCAACGAACTCAACCTTCCCTTCGAGCGCATCGAGGCGGGCGGCGCGTTCGGAGTGGTGAACGATGCCCCCTACCGGGCCATGAACCCCAACGGTCTCGTGCCCTGCATTGAGGATGACGGATTCATCCTGTGGGAATCCAACGCCATCGTGCGCTATCTGAGCGCCAAGTACGGCGAGGGCCGCCTGTGGCACGCCGATCCGGCGGTGCGCGCTGTCGGCGACAAATGGATGGATTGGGCCACTTCCACCCTCGCCGCCCCGTTCCGTGACCTGTTCTGGAACACGGTCCGCCTCGCACCGGACCAGCGCGACACCGCCGCCCAGGAAAAGGGCCTCGCCACCTGCGCCACCCTCTTCAAGCGGGTGGATGCGGACCTGGCGCGCATGCCCTATCTGTCGGGGGAGACGTTTGCCATGGGCGACATACCGCTCGGCTGCTTCGCCTATGCCTGGTTCGAGATGGACATTGAACGCCCGGACCTGCCCCATCTCAAAGCCTGGTACGACCGCATCCGCGTGCGTCCTGCTTATATAGCGGCGGTGGCCATTCCCCTCACCTGA
- a CDS encoding branched-chain amino acid ABC transporter substrate-binding protein, whose amino-acid sequence MKKLLLAGLALGAGLALSPAFAQAPVKLGVGGPMTGSNAAFGAQLKTGVEQAVADINAAGGINGQKIELYVGDDASKPEQGKSAANKFISDGVTYVIGHFNSGVSIPTSTDYEEAGVLQISPASTNPQFTERKMWNTFRTCGRDDQQGAVAGDYIVQNFKGKKVAIVHDKTPYGKGLADETQKAMNKGGVKEVLYEGINPGEKDYSALVSKLKAAGVDLVYYGGLHPEAGLLVRQMRDQGLTTVLFSGDGITDKEFWTIAGPGAAGTLMTFGPDPRKNPAAKEVVEKFKAKGVDPEGYVLYSYAAAQIIKQAAEAVKSNDPKKIADYMHSGATFQTVLGPLSFDKKGDITKKDYVVYVWKDGGYSEM is encoded by the coding sequence ATGAAGAAGCTTCTACTGGCCGGGCTCGCGCTCGGCGCGGGGCTCGCCTTGAGCCCCGCCTTCGCCCAGGCGCCCGTCAAGCTCGGCGTCGGCGGCCCCATGACTGGCTCGAATGCCGCCTTCGGCGCCCAGTTGAAGACCGGCGTCGAGCAGGCGGTGGCCGACATCAATGCCGCCGGTGGCATCAATGGCCAGAAGATCGAGCTTTATGTGGGTGACGACGCCTCCAAGCCCGAGCAGGGCAAGTCGGCGGCCAACAAGTTCATTTCCGACGGCGTGACATACGTCATCGGCCACTTCAATTCCGGCGTCTCCATTCCGACCTCGACGGACTATGAAGAGGCCGGCGTGCTCCAGATCAGCCCCGCCTCCACCAACCCGCAATTCACCGAGCGCAAGATGTGGAACACGTTCCGCACCTGCGGCCGCGATGACCAGCAGGGCGCCGTGGCGGGTGACTACATCGTCCAGAACTTCAAGGGCAAGAAGGTCGCCATCGTTCACGACAAGACCCCTTACGGCAAGGGTCTGGCGGACGAGACCCAGAAGGCCATGAACAAGGGTGGCGTGAAGGAAGTCCTCTATGAGGGCATCAATCCCGGCGAGAAGGACTATTCCGCCCTCGTGTCCAAGCTGAAGGCGGCCGGCGTCGACCTGGTCTATTATGGCGGCCTGCATCCGGAAGCTGGCCTCCTGGTGCGCCAGATGCGCGACCAGGGCCTGACCACCGTCCTGTTCTCCGGCGACGGCATCACCGACAAGGAGTTCTGGACCATTGCCGGCCCTGGCGCCGCCGGCACGCTGATGACCTTCGGTCCCGATCCGCGCAAGAACCCCGCCGCCAAGGAAGTGGTGGAGAAGTTCAAGGCCAAGGGCGTCGATCCTGAAGGCTACGTGCTCTACTCCTACGCCGCAGCCCAGATCATCAAGCAGGCCGCCGAGGCCGTTAAGTCCAACGACCCCAAGAAGATCGCGGACTACATGCATTCCGGCGCCACCTTCCAGACGGTGCTTGGTCCGCTCTCCTTCGACAAGAAGGGCGACATCACCAAGAAGGACTATGTGGTCTATGTCTGGAAGGATGGCGGCTACAGCGAGATGTGA
- a CDS encoding DUF6867 family protein, with the protein MASTPLAHPGRFAAPMVILPLLGVAVVLALFIVRPGLVVEVSLGDFMLVTLFLGGGAAWLTGRAVAKGWSPYWQVVIYCLLLTGAVRFCHFALFQGTLAFDTHAAVEFILLLSLATLGFRAVRRKQMIERYDWLYEPAGTLAWRTRADAQDGTA; encoded by the coding sequence ATGGCATCCACGCCGCTCGCGCATCCCGGCCGCTTCGCGGCACCCATGGTGATCCTGCCGCTTCTGGGGGTGGCTGTGGTCCTGGCGCTGTTCATCGTGCGGCCCGGCCTCGTCGTGGAGGTGTCTCTCGGCGACTTCATGCTGGTGACGCTGTTCCTGGGCGGTGGCGCCGCCTGGCTTACGGGCCGCGCGGTGGCCAAGGGATGGAGCCCGTATTGGCAGGTGGTGATCTATTGCCTGCTCCTGACTGGGGCGGTCCGCTTCTGTCACTTCGCCTTGTTCCAGGGAACGCTGGCTTTCGACACCCATGCGGCGGTCGAGTTCATCCTGCTGCTCTCCCTTGCCACGCTCGGTTTCCGTGCGGTGCGGCGGAAGCAGATGATCGAACGCTATGACTGGCTCTATGAGCCTGCCGGCACGCTGGCCTGGCGCACCCGTGCCGATGCGCAGGACGGAACCGCATGA
- a CDS encoding ABC transporter ATP-binding protein yields the protein MSAPLLSIRDVRTHYGKIIALKGVDLDVNEGEIVTIIGANGAGKSTLMMTVCGAPRASTGEIRFAGEDITRLPTHEISRRRIAQSPEGRRIFPRMTVYENLQMGAAIDGYAHFETDLERVFEMFPRLKERLYQRGGTLSGGEQQMLAIARALMSRPRLLLLDEPSLGLAPLVVRQIFDVIRDLNQTEGLTVFLVEQNAYHALKLAHRGYVLVNGAITMSGTGRQLLESPEVRAAYLEGGG from the coding sequence ATGAGCGCGCCGCTCCTTTCCATCCGCGACGTGCGGACCCATTACGGCAAGATCATCGCCCTCAAGGGCGTGGACCTCGATGTCAATGAGGGCGAGATCGTCACCATCATCGGTGCGAACGGGGCCGGCAAGTCCACCTTGATGATGACGGTGTGCGGGGCTCCCCGCGCCAGCACCGGTGAGATCCGGTTCGCGGGGGAGGACATCACCCGCCTGCCCACCCATGAAATCTCCCGCCGCCGCATCGCCCAGTCTCCGGAAGGACGGCGGATCTTCCCGCGCATGACGGTCTACGAGAACCTCCAGATGGGTGCCGCCATTGACGGCTACGCCCATTTCGAGACGGACCTGGAGCGGGTATTCGAGATGTTCCCCCGCCTCAAGGAGCGCCTGTACCAGCGGGGCGGAACGCTATCGGGCGGCGAGCAGCAGATGCTCGCCATCGCCCGCGCCTTGATGAGCCGGCCCCGGCTTCTGCTCCTGGATGAGCCGTCCCTGGGCCTGGCCCCCCTGGTGGTGCGTCAGATCTTCGACGTGATCCGCGACCTCAACCAGACCGAGGGCCTCACCGTCTTCCTGGTGGAACAGAATGCCTATCACGCGCTGAAGCTCGCGCATCGCGGCTATGTGCTGGTCAACGGCGCCATCACCATGTCCGGCACCGGCCGCCAATTGCTGGAGAGCCCGGAAGTACGCGCCGCCTATCTGGAAGGGGGAGGCTGA
- a CDS encoding ABC transporter ATP-binding protein has product MRPWEQDPILTVDHLSMRFGGLVAVGDVSFHAGRGQVTAVIGPNGAGKTTVFNCITGFYKPSVGRLALAHGAGPTDEELAELTRNGLAHARTKAGDLYLLERLPDHKVASAAKVARTFQNIRLFSGMTVLENLLVAQHMSLTQSGLINPAALLNLPSWRRQEKAAVARAVEWLERIQLTHRADDPAGDLPYGDQRRLEIARAMCSEPVLLCLDEPAAGLNPRESLALNSLLLSLRDEHKASVLLIEHDMSVVMEISDHVIVLEYGRKIADGTPEEVRSDPKVIAAYLGVDEDAVDSVEAEVGA; this is encoded by the coding sequence ATGAGACCCTGGGAACAGGACCCCATCCTCACGGTGGACCACCTCTCCATGCGCTTCGGCGGGCTGGTGGCGGTGGGCGACGTGTCCTTCCATGCCGGGCGCGGGCAGGTGACGGCCGTCATCGGCCCCAACGGCGCCGGCAAGACCACGGTCTTCAACTGCATCACCGGCTTCTACAAGCCCTCGGTCGGCCGCCTCGCTTTGGCCCATGGCGCCGGGCCGACGGACGAGGAATTGGCCGAGCTGACGCGCAACGGGCTCGCCCATGCCCGCACCAAGGCCGGTGACCTCTATCTGCTGGAGCGCCTGCCGGACCACAAGGTGGCCTCCGCCGCCAAGGTGGCCCGCACGTTCCAGAACATCCGACTTTTCTCCGGCATGACCGTGCTGGAGAATCTGCTGGTGGCCCAGCATATGAGCCTGACCCAGAGCGGCCTCATCAACCCCGCAGCCTTGCTCAACCTGCCGTCCTGGCGGCGGCAGGAGAAGGCGGCGGTGGCCCGGGCCGTGGAATGGCTGGAGCGCATCCAGTTGACCCACCGGGCGGACGATCCGGCCGGCGACCTGCCCTATGGCGACCAGCGCCGCCTGGAGATCGCCCGCGCCATGTGCTCGGAGCCGGTTCTCTTGTGCTTGGACGAGCCCGCCGCCGGCCTGAACCCGCGCGAATCCCTGGCGCTCAATTCCCTGCTCCTGTCCCTGCGGGACGAGCACAAGGCCTCGGTTCTCCTCATCGAGCACGACATGAGCGTCGTGATGGAGATTTCCGACCATGTGATCGTGCTGGAATATGGCCGCAAGATCGCCGACGGCACGCCGGAAGAAGTGCGCTCCGATCCCAAGGTGATCGCCGCCTATCTGGGCGTCGATGAGGACGCGGTCGATAGCGTGGAAGCGGAGGTGGGGGCATGA
- the livM gene encoding high-affinity branched-chain amino acid ABC transporter permease LivM, producing MALAAPAKTPPSALGSALKDALISGAITALLFLPLVGMRATETSEGPLILTYRFGLVAIFAGLVAVLRFILLLTLWRPGRVKRTGGNPHLAAFGERVGAVAKPAFFALLVLYPALAILGSGGLGPSRYWIDLGIYILTYVMLGWGLNIVVGLAGLLDLGYVAFYAVGAYTFALLSTSIPVNEFFAGALGADFWKAWSFWVCLPVSGLLAALWGVILGFPVLRLRGDYLAIVTLAFGEIIRLVLINWVDLTNGGAGISSIPPITFFGIPFSSGEAGFAARFGLGFDPMHRNIFLYFVILVLAALTAIATVRLRRMPVGRAWEALREDEIACRSLGINTTLTKLTAFATGAMFGGFAGAFFAVRIRFVSPESFTFMESAVILAIVVLGGMGSQMGVAASAILLIGGMEMLRNLTFLKDPWLFGPDFDPTLYRMLIFGFAMVAVMVWRPRGLVSSRMATIFLKERKKVSGDLVKEGHG from the coding sequence ATGGCCCTCGCCGCGCCGGCGAAGACCCCGCCCTCGGCCCTTGGATCGGCCCTCAAGGATGCCCTCATCAGCGGGGCGATCACCGCCCTGCTCTTCCTGCCCCTGGTGGGCATGCGCGCCACGGAGACCTCCGAGGGACCGCTCATCCTCACCTATCGCTTCGGCCTGGTGGCGATCTTCGCGGGCCTGGTCGCGGTGCTGCGCTTCATTCTCCTCCTCACCTTGTGGCGGCCGGGGCGGGTGAAACGGACCGGTGGCAATCCGCACCTCGCCGCCTTCGGCGAGCGAGTGGGCGCCGTGGCGAAGCCCGCCTTCTTCGCGCTCCTGGTGCTCTATCCCGCACTCGCGATCCTGGGCTCGGGCGGCCTGGGCCCGAGCCGCTACTGGATCGACCTCGGCATTTACATTCTCACTTATGTGATGCTGGGCTGGGGGCTGAACATCGTGGTGGGCCTCGCCGGCCTGCTCGACCTTGGCTATGTCGCCTTCTATGCGGTGGGCGCCTACACGTTCGCGCTTCTCTCCACCAGCATCCCGGTGAACGAGTTCTTCGCCGGCGCACTCGGAGCGGATTTCTGGAAGGCGTGGAGTTTCTGGGTCTGCCTGCCGGTGTCCGGCCTGCTCGCCGCCCTGTGGGGCGTCATCCTCGGCTTCCCCGTGCTGCGGCTGCGGGGCGACTATCTCGCCATCGTGACGCTGGCCTTCGGCGAGATCATCCGCCTCGTGCTCATCAATTGGGTGGACCTGACCAATGGCGGGGCGGGCATTTCCTCCATCCCGCCCATCACCTTCTTCGGCATTCCCTTCTCCTCCGGGGAGGCCGGGTTCGCGGCGCGGTTCGGGCTTGGGTTCGATCCCATGCACCGCAACATCTTCCTTTATTTCGTCATCCTGGTGCTTGCCGCACTGACCGCCATCGCCACGGTGCGCCTGCGCCGCATGCCGGTGGGACGGGCCTGGGAGGCGTTGCGTGAAGACGAGATCGCCTGCCGGTCGCTCGGCATCAACACCACGCTCACCAAGCTGACCGCCTTTGCCACGGGCGCCATGTTCGGTGGCTTTGCCGGGGCCTTCTTCGCCGTGCGCATCCGGTTTGTGTCGCCGGAATCCTTCACCTTCATGGAATCCGCCGTCATTTTGGCCATTGTCGTGCTGGGTGGCATGGGATCGCAGATGGGGGTGGCCGCCTCCGCCATCCTGCTCATCGGTGGCATGGAGATGCTGCGCAACCTGACCTTCCTCAAGGATCCCTGGCTGTTCGGGCCGGATTTCGACCCAACGCTCTACCGCATGCTCATCTTCGGCTTCGCCATGGTGGCGGTGATGGTCTGGCGTCCGCGCGGCCTCGTATCCAGCAGGATGGCGACCATCTTCCTGAAGGAACGCAAGAAGGTGTCGGGCGATCTGGTGAAGGAGGGCCACGGATGA
- a CDS encoding branched-chain amino acid ABC transporter permease: MDIFLQQLINGLTLGSIYGLIAIGYTMVFGIIGMVNFAHGDVFMVSIFIALIFFLLMTTVIGITSIFVALAIVLILGMAFTGLVSWAIERVAYRPLRGSFRLAPMISAIGMSILLSNFVQVAQGPRNKAIPPMLPDVIVLYDTGSYQVTLAYKQILIMVVTAVLLGAFWWLVQKTPLGRAQRACEQDRKMAALLGVDVDRTISLTFVIGAALAAVAGVLYLMYYGVVNFADGFVPGVKAFTAAVLGGIGSLPGAVLGGLLIGLIETFWSAYFSIEYKDVAAFSILAITLIFMPQGLLGRPEVEKV, translated from the coding sequence ATGGATATCTTCCTCCAGCAGCTCATTAATGGGCTGACTCTTGGGTCAATCTACGGATTGATCGCCATCGGCTACACGATGGTGTTCGGGATCATAGGCATGGTGAACTTCGCCCATGGCGACGTTTTCATGGTGTCCATTTTCATTGCGCTGATTTTTTTCCTGCTGATGACCACGGTCATCGGCATTACCTCCATCTTTGTGGCCCTGGCCATCGTTCTGATTCTCGGAATGGCCTTCACCGGACTGGTAAGCTGGGCCATTGAGCGGGTGGCTTATCGACCGCTGCGGGGCTCCTTCCGCCTTGCCCCGATGATCTCCGCCATCGGCATGTCCATCCTCCTGTCCAACTTCGTGCAGGTCGCCCAGGGTCCGCGCAACAAGGCGATCCCGCCCATGCTGCCGGACGTGATCGTGCTCTACGACACCGGTTCCTATCAGGTGACGCTGGCGTACAAGCAGATCCTCATCATGGTGGTGACGGCGGTGTTGCTGGGCGCCTTCTGGTGGCTGGTTCAGAAGACGCCACTCGGGCGAGCGCAGCGGGCCTGCGAGCAGGACCGCAAGATGGCGGCGTTGCTGGGGGTCGATGTGGACCGCACGATATCCCTGACCTTCGTCATCGGCGCCGCGCTCGCGGCCGTCGCCGGTGTGCTCTACCTCATGTATTACGGCGTGGTGAATTTCGCTGACGGCTTCGTGCCCGGCGTCAAAGCCTTCACCGCGGCGGTTCTCGGGGGCATCGGCTCGCTGCCGGGGGCGGTGCTGGGCGGCCTGCTGATCGGCCTCATCGAGACCTTCTGGTCGGCCTATTTCTCCATCGAATACAAGGACGTGGCGGCGTTCTCCATCCTCGCCATCACGCTCATCTTCATGCCGCAGGGCCTGCTCGGGCGGCCGGAAGTGGAGAAGGTGTGA